One window of the Saccopteryx bilineata isolate mSacBil1 chromosome 2, mSacBil1_pri_phased_curated, whole genome shotgun sequence genome contains the following:
- the SLC45A3 gene encoding solute carrier family 45 member 3, whose translation MVQRLWVSRLLRHRKAQLLLVNLLTFGLEVCLAAGITYVPPLLLEVGVEEKFMTMVLGIGPVLGLVSVPLLGSASDHWRGRYGRRRPFIWALSLGVLLSLFLIPRASWLAGLLCPDTRPLELALLILGVGLLDFCGQVCFTPLEALLSDLFRDPDHCRQAFSVYAFMISLGGCLGYLLPAIDWDASALAPYLGTQEECLFGLLTLIFLTCVAATLLVTEEAALGPAEPAEGLSVPSRPPHCCPCHGRLAFRNLGALFPRLHRLCCRVPRTLRRLFVAELCSWMAFMTFTLFYTDFVGEGLYQGVPRAEPGTEARRHYDEGVRMGSLGLFLQCAISLLFSLGMDRLVQRFGTRAIYLASVVAFPVAAGATCLSRSVAVVTISAALTGFTFSALQILPYTLASLYHREKQVFLPKYRGDAGGGTSEDSLLTSFPLAPKAGSSFPNGHVGAGGSSLLPSAPTLCGASACDVSMRVVVGEPPEARVVAGRGICLDLAILDSAFLLSQVAPSLFMGSIVQLSQSVTAYMVSAAGLGLVAIYFATRVVFDKSDLAKYSV comes from the exons ATGGTCCAGAGGCTATGGGTGAGCCGCCTGCTGCGGCATCGGAAAGCCCAGCTCCTGCTGGTCAACCTGCTGACCTTCGGCCTGGAGGTGTGTCTGGCCGCAGGCATCACCTACGTGCCACCCCTGCTGCTGGAAGTGGGGGTAGAAGAGAAGTTCATGACCATGGTGCTGG GCATCGGTCCGGTGCTGGGCCTGGTCTCGGTCCCACTCCTGGGCTCAGCCAGTGACCACTGGCGTGGGCGCTACGGCCGCCGGAGGCCCTTCATCTGGGCTCTGTCCCTGGGGGTCCTGCTGAGCCTCTTCCTCATCCCGAGGGCGAGCTGGCTGGCGGGACTGCTGTGCCCAGACACCCGGCCCCTGGAGTTGGCACTGCTGATCCTGGGAGTGGGGCTGCTGGACTTCTGCGGCCAGGTGTGCTTCACTCCGCTGGAGGCCCTGCTCTCTGACCTCTTCCGGGACCCGGACCACTGTCGCCAGGCCTTCTCTGTCTATGCGTTCATGATCAGCCTCGGGGGCTGCCTGGGCTACCTGCTGCCTGCCATTGACTGGGACGCCAGCGCCCTGGCCCCCTACCTGGGCACCCAGGAAGAGTGCCTCTTTGGCCTGCTCACTCTCATCTTCCTCACTTGCGTGGCAGCCACGCTGTTGGTGACCGAGGAGGCAGCGCTGGGCCCAGCCGAGCCAGCAGAAGGGCTGTCCGTGCCCTCCAGGCCACCCCACTGCTGCCCGTGTCACGGCCGCCTGGCTTTCCGGAACCTGGGCGCCCTGTTTCCCCGGCTGCACCGGCTCTGCTGCCGGGTGCCACGCACCCTGCGTCGCCTCTTTGTGGCCGAGCTGTGCAGCTGGATGGCATTCATGACCTTCACGCTGTTTTACACAGACTTCGTGGGTGAGGGGCTGTACCAGGGTGTGCCCAGGGCTGAGCCAGGCACCGAGGCCCGGAGACACTATGATGAAG GAGTTCGGATGGGCAGCCTGGGGCTGTTCCTGCAGTGTGCCAtctccctgctcttctctctgggcATGGACCGACTGGTGCAGCGATTTGGCACCCGGGCAATCTATCTGGCCAGTGTGGTGGCCTTCCCTGTGGCTGCTGGTGCCACGTGCCTGTCCCGCAGCGTGGCTGTCGTGACCATCTCAGCCGCCCTCACCGGGTTCACCTTCTCCGCCCTGCAGATCCTGCCCTACACGCTGGCCTCCCTCTACCACCGGGAGAAGCAG GTGTTCCTGCCCAAGTACCGAGGAGATGCTGGAGGTGGCACCAGTGAGGACAGCCTGCTGACCAGCTTCCCGCTGGCCCCCAAGGCCGGGTCCTCCTTCCCCAATGGACACGTGGGCGCTGGAGGCAGCAGCCTGCTCCCTTCTGCACCCACGCTCTGCGGGGCCTCAGCCTGTGATGTCTCCATGCGTGTGGTGGTAGGCGAGCCACCTGAGGCCAGGGTTGTTGCAGGCAGGGGCATCTGCCTGGACCTTGCCATCCTGGACAGTGCCTTCCTGCTGTCCCAGGTGGCCCCATCCCTGTTCATGGGCTCTATTGTCCAGCTCAGTCAGTCTGTCACTGCCTACATGGTGTCAGCCGCAGGCCTGGGTCTGGTTGCCATTTACTTTGCTACACGGGTAGTATTTGACAAGAGTGACTTGGCCAAATACTCAGTGTAG